A genomic region of Bosea sp. 124 contains the following coding sequences:
- a CDS encoding aminotransferase class I/II-fold pyridoxal phosphate-dependent enzyme — MPDPNLPLALAPQETLLPAARAARVQPFIVMDVMNQAAAIERRGGSVVHMEVGQPSAPTPATIRAAAARALEDGRIGYTQALGTDSLRERIARHYGEAYGVDVAAERVVVTTGSSGGFILAFLACFQPGARVAITAPGYPAYRNILIALGLEPVAIEVGPETRFALTPELIARAHREKPLAGVLTMSPANPTGVVMTPEAIAAVAAECRRLGLWYISDEIYHGLTYDQPATTALSADPDAIIVNSFSKYYCMTGWRVGWLVVPQRLVRTIERLQQNFSISVPYLSQVAGEAAFEATAECEAIKAGYAENRAYLLKALPEIGLGDFLPVDGAFYIYCDIGRYSNDSMAFCRDVLNGAGVAITPGLDFDEGRGARTMRLSFAGSLGECEEAVARLGGWLKRR; from the coding sequence ATGCCAGACCCCAATCTTCCGCTTGCGCTCGCGCCGCAGGAGACGCTGCTGCCGGCGGCGCGAGCCGCCCGCGTCCAACCCTTCATCGTGATGGATGTGATGAATCAGGCCGCCGCGATCGAGCGCCGCGGCGGTTCCGTCGTGCATATGGAGGTGGGGCAGCCTTCGGCACCGACGCCGGCGACGATCCGCGCCGCCGCCGCGCGGGCGCTGGAGGATGGCCGGATCGGATACACCCAGGCGCTGGGCACGGATTCGCTGCGGGAGCGCATCGCCCGACATTACGGGGAAGCCTATGGCGTCGATGTGGCGGCAGAGCGCGTCGTCGTCACCACGGGCTCGTCGGGCGGCTTCATCCTGGCCTTCCTGGCCTGTTTCCAGCCGGGCGCGCGCGTCGCGATCACGGCGCCGGGCTATCCCGCCTATCGCAACATCCTGATCGCGCTCGGCCTCGAGCCGGTCGCGATCGAGGTCGGGCCCGAGACCCGTTTCGCGCTGACGCCGGAGCTGATCGCACGCGCGCATCGCGAGAAGCCGCTGGCCGGCGTGCTGACGATGAGCCCGGCCAACCCGACCGGCGTGGTGATGACGCCCGAAGCCATCGCGGCCGTCGCGGCCGAATGCCGGCGGCTTGGCCTCTGGTACATCTCCGACGAAATCTATCACGGGCTGACCTACGACCAGCCGGCGACGACGGCACTCTCTGCCGATCCCGACGCGATCATCGTCAACTCCTTCTCGAAATACTATTGCATGACCGGCTGGCGCGTCGGCTGGCTCGTCGTGCCCCAGCGGTTGGTCAGGACGATCGAGCGGTTGCAGCAGAATTTCTCGATTTCGGTACCCTATCTCAGCCAGGTCGCGGGCGAGGCGGCATTCGAGGCCACCGCCGAATGCGAGGCGATCAAGGCCGGTTATGCCGAAAACCGCGCCTATCTGCTGAAGGCACTGCCCGAGATCGGGCTCGGCGATTTCCTGCCGGTGGACGGGGCCTTCTACATCTATTGCGACATCGGCCGTTATTCCAACGATTCCATGGCGTTCTGCCGCGATGTTCTCAACGGAGCCGGCGTCGCGATCACGCCTGGGCTCGATTTCGACGAGGGCCGGGGGGCGCGCACGATGCGGCTCTCCTTCGCAGGGTCGCTGGGCGAATGCGAGGAGGCGGTCGCGCGTCTCGGTGGCTGGCTGAAGCGGCGCTGA
- a CDS encoding mechanosensitive ion channel domain-containing protein: MLCWFPPVPVSAQADAPVTLTLRGDETPETVRKLVDALAAGGRRVEIRVLGAEAAVPAPAKPASAAPAVPPPAVPAPADSRIEELWDHFVDGFDHGNAAIPHVVDLPTDWWRGWAANRNGATGPSAGLRILAGVAIALAGALLFRLATAGWFARRMRPTGPELTARLVASAYGLLQDFACIALALALARLTRVFWLPDADLAMSTFRTAANGAAIGAAYIAVGRFLLSPGAPDRRLLPLPRAERHFAILTIYAVVTPIVVTSALLIQDVAINRQALAGLVAITSLAVTLFKVWWFFDARHDLTTLILRYEPVPGPGLRLLALGAPWFYIASAIAIWMVGRAAPMMSGGGRFVEAASLTQIIIVLAPVLAVGVTGLIACRQAMRAAIAPPSPMAQAAGSALRAAAGGLIWVGGLYVMARLWASFLLGVSSAQFAEFTRQAAGLAILVFLGWVAIVFLRAFFDAYTPRRGTSGPIDEDAAVEESVPSRLATVMPVLRGVVLAAVFGLTGLVVLSRIGVDIGPLLAGFGILGLAISFGSQALVRDIVSGFFFMLEDAFRVGEYVDTGRLKGTVEKISLRSMQMRHQSGQIHTVPFGQIQSLTNASRDWATVKFNIRLDHSADIELARKTIKKVGLALLEDPEYGPNFIAQLKMQGVADITDIAIVIRLKFTSKPAYASSLQREALKRVYRALNEAKVPFASNAVTVRGGEGAPASGAAAITALPPPSPLAPAAG, encoded by the coding sequence GTGCTGTGCTGGTTTCCCCCAGTCCCGGTATCGGCACAGGCGGATGCGCCGGTCACGCTGACGCTGCGCGGCGACGAGACGCCCGAGACCGTCCGCAAGCTGGTCGATGCGCTCGCCGCCGGCGGGCGCAGGGTCGAAATTCGGGTTCTCGGCGCGGAAGCTGCGGTGCCGGCGCCGGCCAAGCCAGCGTCCGCCGCACCGGCCGTGCCGCCTCCAGCCGTGCCCGCTCCGGCCGATTCACGGATCGAGGAACTCTGGGATCATTTCGTTGATGGTTTCGACCATGGCAACGCGGCCATCCCGCATGTCGTGGACCTGCCGACGGATTGGTGGCGAGGCTGGGCCGCCAACCGCAACGGCGCGACCGGGCCCTCGGCGGGCTTGCGCATTCTGGCCGGGGTGGCGATCGCGCTCGCCGGCGCGCTGCTGTTTCGCCTCGCGACGGCGGGATGGTTCGCGCGGCGCATGCGCCCGACCGGACCGGAGCTGACGGCACGGCTGGTCGCATCGGCCTATGGCCTGCTGCAGGATTTCGCCTGCATCGCGTTGGCACTGGCGCTGGCGCGCCTGACGCGGGTCTTCTGGCTTCCCGATGCCGACCTGGCCATGAGCACCTTCCGCACCGCAGCGAACGGGGCGGCCATCGGCGCCGCCTACATCGCCGTCGGCCGCTTCCTGCTCTCGCCCGGTGCGCCGGATCGCAGGCTGCTGCCGCTGCCGCGCGCGGAACGGCATTTCGCCATCCTGACGATCTATGCCGTCGTGACCCCGATCGTGGTGACGAGCGCCTTGCTGATCCAGGACGTCGCCATCAACCGTCAGGCCCTTGCCGGGCTGGTCGCAATCACCAGCCTCGCGGTCACGCTGTTCAAGGTCTGGTGGTTCTTCGATGCGCGTCATGACCTGACGACGCTGATCTTGCGCTACGAGCCCGTGCCGGGACCGGGCCTGCGCCTGCTGGCGCTGGGCGCGCCCTGGTTCTACATCGCCAGCGCCATCGCGATCTGGATGGTCGGCCGGGCGGCGCCGATGATGTCGGGCGGCGGGCGCTTCGTCGAGGCCGCCAGCCTGACCCAGATCATCATCGTGCTGGCCCCGGTGCTGGCGGTCGGGGTGACCGGCCTGATCGCCTGCCGCCAGGCCATGCGGGCGGCGATCGCGCCGCCGTCCCCGATGGCGCAGGCGGCAGGCTCCGCGCTCCGGGCGGCGGCGGGCGGCCTGATCTGGGTCGGCGGGCTGTATGTGATGGCGCGGCTCTGGGCCAGCTTCCTGCTCGGCGTCAGCTCGGCACAGTTCGCCGAGTTCACGCGCCAGGCGGCGGGCCTTGCGATCCTCGTCTTCCTCGGCTGGGTCGCGATCGTGTTCCTGCGCGCCTTTTTCGATGCCTATACGCCCCGGCGCGGCACGAGCGGGCCCATCGACGAGGATGCCGCGGTGGAGGAAAGCGTGCCGTCCCGGCTGGCGACGGTCATGCCGGTGCTGCGCGGCGTCGTGCTGGCTGCCGTCTTCGGTTTGACCGGCCTCGTCGTGTTGTCCCGGATCGGCGTCGATATCGGCCCTCTGCTCGCCGGCTTCGGTATTCTCGGCCTCGCCATCTCCTTCGGCTCGCAGGCGCTGGTGCGCGACATCGTCTCCGGCTTCTTCTTCATGCTGGAGGATGCCTTCCGCGTCGGCGAATATGTCGATACCGGGCGGCTCAAGGGCACGGTCGAGAAGATTTCCCTGCGCTCGATGCAGATGCGCCACCAGAGCGGGCAGATCCATACCGTGCCCTTCGGGCAGATCCAGTCGCTGACCAATGCCAGCCGCGACTGGGCGACGGTGAAGTTCAACATCCGGCTCGACCACTCCGCCGACATCGAGTTGGCCCGCAAGACGATCAAGAAGGTCGGGCTCGCGCTGCTGGAGGATCCGGAGTACGGGCCGAACTTCATCGCTCAGCTCAAGATGCAGGGGGTCGCCGACATCACGGACATCGCTATCGTGATTCGGCTGAAATTCACGTCCAAGCCAGCCTATGCTTCGAGCTTGCAGCGCGAGGCGCTGAAGCGCGTCTACCGCGCGCTGAACGAGGCCAAGGTGCCGTTCGCGTCGAACGCCGTCACGGTGCGCGGGGGTGAGGGCGCTCCGGCGTCAGGGGCGGCCGCGATCACGGCGCTGCCACCGCCGAGCCCGCTGGCGCCGGCGGCGGGCTGA